In the Nitrosopumilus cobalaminigenes genome, AGCCTGCAGAGTAGTTCAAAACTTTTAATCCCAAATCATCTTACCAACACCATTGATTCAAGCAGAAATTAGCATTTATCCGATGGCGACCAAAACCACCAGTGCCAGTTTTTACATCGCAAAGGCAATTGAATCAATCCAAAAAATAGAGAATCTAAGATATGAGATCAATCCAATGGGGACAATTTTAGAATCAGATGATATCGATGTGATAAATACGGCCAGTAAACAAATGATGGAAACAGTTCACAATCTAGGCATAGCAAGAGTCGAGGTAATTATCAAAATAGATTCGAGACGAGACAAACACGTCAAGATGGAAGAAAAGTTGGATTCCATTAAAAAACAGATGAGTTAGAACTAAAAATGGAATCAGAGCAAGCTCAGATAACCATCCCACTTGCGATAATTCTAGGAGTATGTTCGGTTATTTGAGTCAGACTCTGGTTGATGTTTGGAGACAAAATAAAGAAAAAATAACTTGTAATTACAAATCTTTACTCAAAGTTTTCAATGCAAAATTTCCACATTTTGGACACCGATGTTTTTTCAAAAGATCTGAATGAGTTTGCATAGATTTTTTAGAATATGTGATTTGGGCCCCACAATCCATACATTCACCAGGAATGTCACCTTTAGGAAGCATGCCTTTTCTAATATTCCGCGAAATATAATCCCAACAAATAGAGTCTAATCATCAAAATCAAAGAGAAAGTTAGAATTTTTTCAAAATATCAAAATGAGTATTTCTTTGTGCAGGGCTGCGACCAATTTCTTTTACCATTGTTGCCAATTCATCAACTGATGAAGATGTTGCTTTTCCTGCAGCTTTGTAAATTTCCTCAGAGAAAGCAGTTCCTACCAAATCATTACCGCCATTAGATAATGCAACTTGAGCCAACTTTTTACCATATGCAACCCAGTATACTGAAATGTTGTTTAGAACATTTGCAAGCATCAGTCTAGATAGTGCAACTATTCTCAAATCATAAACTGAAGAGCATTCATTATTCACCAAATGTTCTTGTTCTAATTCAGTGTTATCCAAACTAAATTTCAAAGGAATCAAAGTAAGAAAACCATTTGTCTTCTTTTGTAATTCGCGTACTTTGATTAGATGGTCTACAACATGTTCAGGTTTTTCAATGTGTCCGTAAAGCATAGTTACGTTACTTTTGATATCCATATTATGGGCCTCTTCAATAACATCAAGCCATTGTTGCCCAGTACATTTTCCACGAACTATCTTTCCTCGAATATCAGGATGGAACAGTTCGGCTCCACCGCCAGGCATCGAATCAAGTCCAGCATCCTTTAGACGAGATAAAATTTCTTTGGTAGAATTTTTTGTTAATTTTGATAAAAAGTAAATCTCAGCTGCAGTCAATGCTTTGATGTTTAATTGAGGATGACTCTTTTTGATGGTCCTCATCATGTCTTCATAATATTCTAAAGGTAATGATGGATGAAATCCGCCGACAATGTGAACTTCGGTTGCACCCATCTGTTTTGCAATTCCAACTCTAGTTTCAATTTCTTGAGGAGTCAAAGTGTATGCATCATCTGCACCCTCTTTTCTGTAAAAGGCACACATCTGGCAACTAGCAGCACAGACATTGGTGTAATTCATGTAGTATGATGCTGCAAAAGTTACAGTATCATCAACTAGTTTTTTTCGGGTATTGTCTGCTACTGCACCAAGTAAATGTAAATTATCATAGTTCATTAATTCAAGACCATCTTTGTAAGAGAGTTCCTCACCTGCTAATGCACGATCTAAAGCTTGAGAATCTCCAACTAGTTGTTCTAACATATTCATACTTGGCTCTTTCATGATATATTCCTTAGTGAAATGAATATCATTTTTCTTTTCAAATCAGACTAGATTGTCATTAAAATCCAATTTTGTTCAAAAAGGAATTTAGCATATTGTTACCTTTTTCATTGTCTTGATTTTCAGAAGAATCTACTGGAGTTATTTCCTTCTCCACAGGGATTTCACGGAATTGAGGTTGTGGATTTTTGGCAATTCTAAATTGTTCTTTTTTTATCGCCATCTCCAAACCCATTAATGTCATTTCTTCATTAAGCATCTTTCTTGATTTTTGCTCAGGTGTTCGCATTTTTGGGATTTGAGACATGTTTTTCATAACATATAATTCAACTTAAGCCAATGTCTGTCTCAAAAAAAACAGGACATCCTTACAATAAGGAAACAAGCTCAAGAAATAAGTAGTCATACAAGATAGCATAATCATGGTACTTCCTCTAGTTGATGAACACAAACCAAAATGTTACTTGTGTCATGAAGGGTTTGAAAACATAGAGAAACTAAGAGAGCACCAAAATTCAGCACATAGGGACTTTTTTGAAGAAAACAAGAAACAAAATAACCGAGAGCCAGCACCTGGCGATGTTACTGTGTTTTAGATTTTTTTTCTTGAATAGATTTTAGTAATTCCTGAGCAAGATCTTTTGAAATACTTGCCAAATGGTAATCTTTGTCAATAGATAAAGCCTTTTTGAAATGTTTGATTGCATCTTTTAATTCCCCCATCTCTCCCAATGAGAGACCCTTGTACGCAAGTGCCATGGCGCATTTTTTATCAATTTTCAAAGCAGTGTCATAACAGTCAATTGCTTCCAAGTATTTTTCATCTGAATGCAAAGTGGCCCCCTTGTTTAGTAATGCATCAATATTATCAGGGGAAATTTCAAGTGCTTTGTCATATGATTTAATTGCAAGTTTGAGTTTGCCCATATTTTGTAGAGTTGCCCCTTTGTCAATTAACACATTAGCATTAGCAGGTTCTTCTTTTAGGGCCAAATCATATAATTTCAAAGCATCAGAATAGTTTCCATCCTCTACACATTCTAGAGCTTGAACAAGCAGCCTCTCAATTTCATTACTCACGGTATTTGACGATATTTTGTTAATAATATAATCTTCTTTGATCTGATTTTCGCCATACATTAACAGTTTTTGAGACATAAAATAAGAATAATTTCTGAACTTATTATAGCGAGGTAATTATGATAAAAGAAAAAAATTAAGGCGTTGGGTCGTTGAGCCAAGCTTTTACATGTAGTTTTCTCATGCATCCAATAAAGATTCCATTCATAAAAATTGAGAATATTGCAAACATGTTTCCAGATAGAATATTGAGGATTACAAAGATGAATCCAGTTACAGCCAACATAATTTACAAAATAAACCAAATCTCAAAAAATAGACTCAACTGGAGTTATGAGGAATATTTGTCTCGAGGCTCAATTTCTAATGATTTGTTAAAACAGTACATAGACTCTTCGTATCGTCCTAGACTGCGTAATGCGATTCCTTTGTTATTCCATAAATCAGGATCATCCTGATTCAAAAGAAGTGCTTGCTCAAAACACCCTAGAGCATCATCATATTTTCCATCATCCATTAAGGACTGTCCTTTCTTGACAAGATCTTCAATTTCGCCCATAATTCAACAGAGATTCCATTTGTATTAAATTTGAAAGAGATATCTGAAATTGTTACAGAAAAAATCAAACAAATTTACACTATTTTCATGAAATTTTAAATATATTTTTCACCAATATACTGTATGACCCTAGATGAGACAGATGAAAAGATTCTCAAAAATTTACTAGTTGATGCAAGACAATCAGCTAGACAACTTGCACTCAAACTAGGAATGTCTACAGTGACAGTTCTATCAAGGATTAAGAAATTGGAAAAAGAGAAGATCATCAAAGGATATACTGCAATAATTGATCATGAAAAAATAGGATATTCACTAACTGCAATAATTGAGATCATGGCAAAAAATGACAAGGTGGTAGATATTGAAGATGAAATTTCAAAATTTGAAAATGTCTGTGGAGTATATGACATTACAGGCTCAACTGACACAATAATTATTGCAAAGTTCAAAGAAAGAAACGAATTAAGCAAGTTTGTAAAGGGTCTAGCAGCCATTCCTAACGTGGAAAACACAATAACACATGTGGTACTAAATACTGCAAAAGAAGATTTTAGATTATCATAGGAGAAAAAATGGACAAGTTCAGTATTTTTGTAATTTCAGTAATTATCTTTGGAACAATGCAAATAGCATATGCCCAAGAAAAGAATCTAGATATGGAATTAGAAGTAAGTGATGAAGAAAAAATAATTCTATTTTCAGGTTTTGCAATTGCAGTGATTGGTCTCTTTTTATTTTTAGCCAGAGACATCATACTAAGGAGAAAGACATCCTATGATAAAGAAGAATTAGAATCAAAAAAAGACAAAACATTTGAAAAATACCATTCTGATTGGGGAGATGACTATGAAGAACTAGGACATAGAAGTAATACGAAAGAAGACAAAGAATTCAGAGATGCATTAAACAATGACGAATTACCAAACTATTATGAAATAATCGGAGTTGAAAAAGATGCAACACCTGAAGAAATCAAAAAGAAATTCAGAGAACTTGCAAAAAAGACACATCCTGATAAGACGAAAGAAGATTCAGAAGAAGAGATGGCAGAATTAAACAAAGCATATGAGATATTATCAGACAAAGAACTCAGAGAAAAATACGACAGGTATTTCAAAGTAGATTAACTAGTTTCTAATTTTACAATAATCAAACTAAGTTCTATGGATGTAGGGGTCTGAACACTGTTTGTAAGATTAGTAAAAATTTCAATGGGTAAGGGTTTACCGTCATCTTCAATTTCCGTAGTAATTTTGAGTTCACCAAATTCGGTGTTGGGACCAAGCATTTTCTTAGTTAGCAGAGGAACAACTGAAAGATCATCCACCTCACATTTCATTTTGTAGGCAAACTTGTCTGAAAAATATACTCCACCACGAGTGGTTGGTTCATTTACTGGAATCGGAGAATTGGTAATGGATGTACTTGATATTGGATATGTTTTATCATTAACATAAAGAACGAATTTTGGGGAATTTTGTTCGTTAAAATTCATCAATTTTTGCAACAAATCGGTATTAAATGACATTCAAAAATTACCAATCCCGAATTCTATTGAATCTTTCTAACTATTATCAACATTTGATTCAAGATCCATAGATCATCTTTAAAAACTTGAAATCAGATCGAAATTATTGCAACAATTTGCAAATACACACTCTATGAGAAATGAAATTCTCAGTCTGATGGTAGAAAACGGTTTAGAAGATGACTGTTATGTAGAAATGCTAGATTACACTATAGAATTGTTTGAAAGTCAAGGTCTTGGAACAGAATATTATGGATATCACAATATCAATCACGAATTAGAAGTAACATATGTTTCACTTTTAGCAAACAAACAAAAGAAAATTGAATTTACCCCAGAGGATCTAAAGTATCTATATGTTGCAGCATTATTCCATGACTTTGATCCACAAAAAAGTGTAGATAAACCGCATGAAGAAAGTGTTTTAAAATTTATTTCAATGGATAGAAAACTCCGTCAATTAATTAACGATGCAAAAATAGATTTAGAAATTATCAAAGTTTTGATTTTAAGAACAACATATCCTTGGAGTGGAAAATTAAAAGAGAATGCAGAAATTCAAATCAAACAATCTTTTGACAGTTCAGATTTAACAAGAAACAATCTTCCATATCAAGAACACATCATGGAGATGGGATGGTATCTATCAGTGGTAGATAGAATCAGTGGTTACGCATTAGGGGATTTTGCAAAAGCAATGGAAATGGCAAAAATGAATGCACATGCTTTAGCATGGAGACCATCACTAATTGTAAGAAGTGCAGTTGCATATTTTGAAGAATTACTAAACAAGGAAACAGATATGGCAAAAGGAATACTCAAGGTATTACCAAAAGAAATGAGGAAAAATTTCTTTGACACAGTGTTATCATTTATGAAAATTAGACAACAAGAAATCACCATTCAAGCAAATTATTCTTATGAAAATCTAAAGATGATTCCAACAATCGAATCAATGGCAACAAGAGAAGATCCCAAATTCATAAAAACACTATATGAAATATTTTTAGAATTACCAACTCCATTGCAATTTGAAAAAGAAAATTTTGAAAAATCTCTAAAAGATCCTCAAGTTATCATCAACACCCTAAGATTAAATGACAAAGATGGAGAAATCATAGGATTTTCTAAAGGTGGACCTTTAGAGAATTACAAATTACGTGAAGAAATTAGAGATGAAAATTACGGAATAGGAAATACAATATTTTTAGAGCCATTAGCACTGAAAATGGGCTATTGGGGACTAAAAGGAGGCAGTGAAATGCGTCACTTGTTCATCATGCAAGCAAATTCTATGAAATACAAATTCATGTCAAGTTTTGCATTACGAGATGTGATTAGAGCAAGGATAGACAAAGAACAAGCAGAATTTGTAACATTATTTGATCCTGAACGATGGGATTACTATAGAATCAAAGTATAGTTTCACCACATGAAAATATCAATTTTAAAGCAATTAGAATCAAAGATTCACGGAGAAGTATTCTCATCAAAAGAATTTAGAGAATTTTATTCAGTAGATGCAAGTTCATATAAAATAATTCCAAAAATAATTGTAGTTCCAAAAAATGAGGTAGATGTTCTCAATACAGTAAAGATTGCAAGGAAAAGAAAAATCAGTGTCACTGTACGTGGTGCAGGAACTGGTCTTGTGGGAAGTGCATTAAATTCTGGAATAATCATAGATATGAAAAATTTCTCTTCGATTAGGCTCAGTAAAAATCAGGTTAATGTTGAAACAGGAGTAATAAAAGGAAATTTAGATAAAAAATTAGAAGCATCAAAAAAATTCTTTCCTCCAAATCCATCAATAGGATCATTTTGTTCAGTAGGAGGAATGATAGGAAACAACTCTAGTGGAAGTAGAAGTCTAAAGTACGGAAGTGTAATTGACAATGTAATAGAAATTACATTTGTTGACGGAAATGGAAATAAAATTACTTTGCCAAAAAATAAAAAGATTGCAAAGCAAATCAAAAAAATTGTGAACGGTATAGATTTAGAAAAATTTCCAAAAGTTTCAAAAAATTCATCAGGTTATAGATTAGATAGAATAAAAACAGAAAATGACATTCATAAAGCAATTATAGGTTCTGAAGGCACACTAGGAATAATATTATCTGCAAAATTACAAATCAAAGATAAACCAAGAAAACAAATTCTGTTCGTTGCAGAATATAATTCAGTTATCGAAGCTGCCAAAAATTGTTTAGAAATTAACAAGACCAACCCATCAGCAATAGAATTTGTAGACAAGACAACTTTTGATCAAATAAAATCTAAATTTAACAAGAAAAGTAAATGTCTATTATTTGTCGAATATGATGAAAAAATTAGTCTAAATGAAAAAAAACTCAAAGAAATCATTACAGGGAAAATTATTAAGAAATTACAAACAGAGGAAGAAATTGAAAAATGGTGGAGATATAGAGATTCTTCATTACATTATAGTTTAAAATCAATTAAAAAA is a window encoding:
- a CDS encoding MTH1187 family thiamine-binding protein; translation: MIQAEISIYPMATKTTSASFYIAKAIESIQKIENLRYEINPMGTILESDDIDVINTASKQMMETVHNLGIARVEVIIKIDSRRDKHVKMEEKLDSIKKQMS
- a CDS encoding radical SAM protein, whose amino-acid sequence is MLEQLVGDSQALDRALAGEELSYKDGLELMNYDNLHLLGAVADNTRKKLVDDTVTFAASYYMNYTNVCAASCQMCAFYRKEGADDAYTLTPQEIETRVGIAKQMGATEVHIVGGFHPSLPLEYYEDMMRTIKKSHPQLNIKALTAAEIYFLSKLTKNSTKEILSRLKDAGLDSMPGGGAELFHPDIRGKIVRGKCTGQQWLDVIEEAHNMDIKSNVTMLYGHIEKPEHVVDHLIKVRELQKKTNGFLTLIPLKFSLDNTELEQEHLVNNECSSVYDLRIVALSRLMLANVLNNISVYWVAYGKKLAQVALSNGGNDLVGTAFSEEIYKAAGKATSSSVDELATMVKEIGRSPAQRNTHFDILKKF
- a CDS encoding tetratricopeptide repeat protein, which produces MSNEIERLLVQALECVEDGNYSDALKLYDLALKEEPANANVLIDKGATLQNMGKLKLAIKSYDKALEISPDNIDALLNKGATLHSDEKYLEAIDCYDTALKIDKKCAMALAYKGLSLGEMGELKDAIKHFKKALSIDKDYHLASISKDLAQELLKSIQEKKSKTQ
- a CDS encoding tetratricopeptide repeat protein, whose translation is MGEIEDLVKKGQSLMDDGKYDDALGCFEQALLLNQDDPDLWNNKGIALRSLGRYEESMYCFNKSLEIEPRDKYSS
- a CDS encoding Lrp/AsnC family transcriptional regulator, whose product is MTLDETDEKILKNLLVDARQSARQLALKLGMSTVTVLSRIKKLEKEKIIKGYTAIIDHEKIGYSLTAIIEIMAKNDKVVDIEDEISKFENVCGVYDITGSTDTIIIAKFKERNELSKFVKGLAAIPNVENTITHVVLNTAKEDFRLS
- a CDS encoding DnaJ domain-containing protein: MDKFSIFVISVIIFGTMQIAYAQEKNLDMELEVSDEEKIILFSGFAIAVIGLFLFLARDIILRRKTSYDKEELESKKDKTFEKYHSDWGDDYEELGHRSNTKEDKEFRDALNNDELPNYYEIIGVEKDATPEEIKKKFRELAKKTHPDKTKEDSEEEMAELNKAYEILSDKELREKYDRYFKVD
- a CDS encoding HD domain-containing protein, whose protein sequence is MRNEILSLMVENGLEDDCYVEMLDYTIELFESQGLGTEYYGYHNINHELEVTYVSLLANKQKKIEFTPEDLKYLYVAALFHDFDPQKSVDKPHEESVLKFISMDRKLRQLINDAKIDLEIIKVLILRTTYPWSGKLKENAEIQIKQSFDSSDLTRNNLPYQEHIMEMGWYLSVVDRISGYALGDFAKAMEMAKMNAHALAWRPSLIVRSAVAYFEELLNKETDMAKGILKVLPKEMRKNFFDTVLSFMKIRQQEITIQANYSYENLKMIPTIESMATREDPKFIKTLYEIFLELPTPLQFEKENFEKSLKDPQVIINTLRLNDKDGEIIGFSKGGPLENYKLREEIRDENYGIGNTIFLEPLALKMGYWGLKGGSEMRHLFIMQANSMKYKFMSSFALRDVIRARIDKEQAEFVTLFDPERWDYYRIKV
- a CDS encoding FAD-binding oxidoreductase; translation: MKISILKQLESKIHGEVFSSKEFREFYSVDASSYKIIPKIIVVPKNEVDVLNTVKIARKRKISVTVRGAGTGLVGSALNSGIIIDMKNFSSIRLSKNQVNVETGVIKGNLDKKLEASKKFFPPNPSIGSFCSVGGMIGNNSSGSRSLKYGSVIDNVIEITFVDGNGNKITLPKNKKIAKQIKKIVNGIDLEKFPKVSKNSSGYRLDRIKTENDIHKAIIGSEGTLGIILSAKLQIKDKPRKQILFVAEYNSVIEAAKNCLEINKTNPSAIEFVDKTTFDQIKSKFNKKSKCLLFVEYDEKISLNEKKLKEIITGKIIKKLQTEEEIEKWWRYRDSSLHYSLKSIKKENRIPHIIEDAVVPLENFPKLFSILNKLNKKYKTKSIVYGHAGNGNAHVRLISKRKKRDLIKKIATEYFDEILKLGGSITAEHGDGLARSEFIKKQYGSKNYQAFKKIKKYFDPDNILNPGKIITSKSSIIENLEQF